The DNA window AAAGCAGAATAAGTCCACAGTGAGCTTTGGACTTTTTTAGTTTCAATGATTCGAGGTGATTTAATTGAAATAACTGTATCTAAATTCTAAATAGGAACCACTTCCAATCAGCTCTTCAATTAAAATTAATTGCTGTGCATTAAAAACCTGAATGCGGTTAACACGGTTGTTGTTTTGTATATCGAGTTGTTTTACTACAGTGTATTTCTGTTTTTTTTCGGCAGGTAAATGATATTGCGGAAGTTTGATTTCGACCGATTTTACCTCAGTAAATGCTTCAGGTGCCGGAAGTCCGTATTCTTCTTTATCATGATAACCATAAGGCATTTCATCTCGCTTTTTATTTAATTCTTCATAGCTCACATCCTGCACCAATTCACCGTTTCTATACATTTTATAAGCGATCATTTCACCTTCCTTATTATATTCCATAATCGAAGACTCATCTTCCGACCAAACTCCATTTTTTTTCGACTTCAATACATGTTTTTGAATGGTTCCGGTTTTTAAATCGAACCTGTGATTTAAAGTGTCATTATTGTGGAGACGGTACCAGCTTTTCTCCAGGAAATTTCCTGTGGCCGGATCAAGTTTGGTGTAGTGAATGTCGGTAAAGTCAGTTTCAAGTATTTCAATATGTTTAATAAGCTGACCTTTTTCGTTGTAATATTTTTCGCGGAGTTCCAGTTTAGAAAATCCTTTGATGGAATCTCCGGCCATCGTGGTCATTGTAAATTTTTTGTTGGCCACATCGTAATCGAAGGTGGTGTAGCGGTATGCCGGACCGTTGCCATTGGTATTTCGTTGCAAACTGGATTTCATGCATCCGTTTTCAGAAAATTGAATAACCGTCTGAAGCTCTTTTTTTGTTTCCTCAGAATGATTCATCCAGTACTCAACTTTTTTAATTTTTAATTGAGCAATGCGATCGTTGCCTAAAAATTCCCATTGCTGACATTCTTGTGCCTTTAGCTGAGAAGTAAAAAATAGAAAAACAAGGATTACGGTTTGACGAATCATAAATGATAAACTAAGAATTTAGTTAAAGAAATATAGTTGATTATTTTTCCAATAACCAGGCAGAATCATTTCCCTTTTCACGAATCTGATTAAGTCCTTTTAAAGCTTCTTCTTTATTGGAATAACTCTCGATGGCCACGCGATGTAACCCGCCAACTTCATCTAAAATGTAAGAATCAAAACCTTGAGCCTTTAATTCGGAAACCAAATTTTCTGCATTACCTAATTCGCGGAAACAACCTCCTATAACATGTAAATGCGATTGCGATTTAACCTGATTGTTTTTGGCAACGAATGTAGATTCTGCAGCAGGCTTTTCTGTAACTGCAATATTTAGATAATTGCCTTTGGTATTTAAGTCTAATTGAGCAACAGGTCCTCCGGCATTTTCTACCAGCTCAAACCACTCGTCGTGCGATTCAACCTCCAGCTTTAAACCTTCATGTGCCCTCGCAACATAAGTGGGTGAAGAAGAATGAAAAGGATTGAGGTCGGCGAATTCTAAATGTCCCGTACTCAGAAAATCTGTTTTAGCAGGGATCCAGATAGAATAGAAAACAATGGGAGCTACTGCTGATGCAATCGCCCAATTACGAAAAGCAGAAATTTTTCGAACTCCGGTTTGTTCCTTCTGTTCTGTTTCCTGTTGTATTGGAATGATTTTCGACTCCTGTTTTTCCTCCGCAAGATTTTCCATCACCGGTTTAACGGTGCGAATAATTTCGCGCGCTACTACAGGATACAAACCAAAAGATTCAACTAAAAAATTAATGGAAAAGTCAGGTTGAAACTGAATATTTTTCTCCTCATCTAGAAATAAAATACCCAATCCCTGGAACTCAATG is part of the Flavobacteriales bacterium genome and encodes:
- a CDS encoding SPOR domain-containing protein, which gives rise to MQIEKHITSLLFQYDCVIIPGLGGFVANHSPSRIQFDSGMAYPPSKGIIFNKNLISNDGLLAETISREENLSYQQSTVQLQNYVLECKTKLSRGERIEFQGLGILFLDEEKNIQFQPDFSINFLVESFGLYPVVAREIIRTVKPVMENLAEEKQESKIIPIQQETEQKEQTGVRKISAFRNWAIASAVAPIVFYSIWIPAKTDFLSTGHLEFADLNPFHSSSPTYVARAHEGLKLEVESHDEWFELVENAGGPVAQLDLNTKGNYLNIAVTEKPAAESTFVAKNNQVKSQSHLHVIGGCFRELGNAENLVSELKAQGFDSYILDEVGGLHRVAIESYSNKEEALKGLNQIREKGNDSAWLLEK